From the Rhinolophus sinicus isolate RSC01 linkage group LG02, ASM3656204v1, whole genome shotgun sequence genome, one window contains:
- the MBD6 gene encoding methyl-CpG-binding domain protein 6 isoform X1, which translates to MNGGNESSGADRAGGPVATSVPIGWQRCVREGAVLYISPSGTELSSLEQTRSYLLSDGTCKCGLECPLNVPKVFNFDPLAPVTPGGAGVGPASEEDMTKLCNHRRKAVAMATLYRSMETTCSHSSPGEGASPQMFHTVSPGLPSARPPCRVPPTTPLNGGPGSLPSEPPSVPQAFPPLAGPGGLFPPPRLPDPVPSGGSSSPRFLPRGNAPSPAPPPPPAISLNAPSYSWGAALRSSLVPPDLRSPPAPHASSSPPSDPPLFHCSDALTPPPLPSSNNLPGPPGPPGPATQPPVSSATMHLPLVLGPLGGAPTVEGPGAPPFLASSLLSAAAKAQHPPLPPPSTLQGRRPRAQAPSASHSSPRPSQRRPRRPPTVLRLLEGGGPPQAPRRSRPRAPVPAPQPFSLPEPSQPILPSVLSLLGLPTPGPSHSDGSFNLLGSDAHLPPPPALSSGSPPQPRHPIPPSLPGTTSGSLSSVPGAPAPPAASKAPVVPSPVLQSPSEGLGMGAGPACTLPPLAGGEAFPFPSPEQGLALSGAGFPGMLGALPLPLSLGQPPPSPLLSHSLFGVLAGGGGQPPPEPLLPPPGGPGPPLAPGEPEGPSLLVASLLPPPPSDLLPPPSAPPSNLLASFLPLLALGPTAGDGEGSAEGTGGPSGETFSGLGDLPPLLFPPLSAPPTLIALNSALLAASLDPPSGTAPQPCVLSAPQPGPPTSSVTTATTDLGASSLGKAPSNSGRPPQLLSPLLSASLLGDLSSLTSSPGALPSLLQPPGPLLSGQLGLQLLPGGGAPPLLSEASSPLACLLQSLQVPPEQPEAPCLPSESPTSALEPEPARPPLSALAPPHSSPDPPVPELLTGRGSGKRGRRGGGGLRGINGEARPGRGRKPGSRREPGRLALKWGARGGFNGQMERSPRRTHHWQHNGELAEGGAEPKDPSPPGPHSEDLKSICSQVPPGVVRKSRRGRRRKYNPTRNSNSSRQDVTLDPSPTTRAAVPLPPRARPGRPAKNKRRKLAP; encoded by the exons ATGAATGGGGGCAATGAGAGCAGTGGAGCAGACAGAGCTGGGGGCCCTGTGGCCACATCTGTCCCCATTGGCTGGCAGCGCTGTGTTCGAGAGGGTGCTGTGCTCTATATCAG CCCAAGTGGCACAGAGCTGTCTTCCTTGGAGCAAACACGGAGCTACCTCCTCAGTGATGGGACCTGCAAGTGCGGTCTGGAGTGTCCACTCAATGTCCCCAAG GTTTTCAACTTTGACCCTTTGGCCCCGGTGACCccgggtggggctggggtggggccagcatCAGAGGAGGACATGACCAAGCTGTGCAACCACCGCCGGAAAGCCGTTGCCATGGCAACTCTGTACCGCAGCATGGAGACCACCTGCTCACACTCTTCTCCTG GAGAGGGAGCGAGCCCCCAAATGTTCCACACTGTGTCCCCAGGGCTCCCCTCTGCCCGCCCTCCCTGTCGAGTTCCTCCCACTACTCCACTTAATGGGGGTCCTGGCTCTCTTCCCTCAGAACCACCCTCAGTTCCACAGGCCTTCCCCCCTCTAGCAGGCCCTGGGGGGCTCTTCCCACCACCAAGGCTTCCTGACCCAGTCCCCTCTGGAGGCAGCAGCAGCCCCCGTTTCCTCCCAAGGGGCAATGCCCCctctccagctcctcctcctccacctgccATCAGTCTCAACGCCCCCTCATACAGCTGGGGAGCTGCCCTCCGATCCAGCCTGGTGCCCCCTGACCTGCGCTCTCCTCCAGCCCCCCATGCCTCCTCTTCACCACCTTCAGACCCTCCTCTCTTCCACTGTAGTGATGCCTTAAcgccccctcctcttccctcaagCAATAATCTCCCTGGTCCCCCTGGCCCCCCTGGTCCTGCCACTCAGCCACCAGTGTCTTCAGCCACTATGCACCTGCCCTTGGTCCTGGGACCCCTGGGAGGGGCCCCCACGGTGGAGGGGCCTGGGGCACCCCCCTTCCTTGCTAGCAGCCTACTCTCTGCAGCGGCCAAGGCACAgcatccccccctcccccctcccagcaCTTTACAGGGCCGAAGGCCCCGTGCCCAGGCACCCTCAGCTTCCCACTCATCACCCCGTCCCTCTCAGCGTCGTCCCCGCAGACCCCCAACTGTGCTACGATTGCTAGAAGGGGGAGGCCCTCCTCAAGCCCCTAGACGGAGCCGTCCTAGGGCCCCTGTTCCTGCTCCCcagcccttctctctccctgagcCATCCCAACCGATTCTCCCTTCTGTGCTGTCCCTTCTGGGACTCCCCACCCCTGGCCCGTCCCACTCTGATGGAAGCTTTAACCTTTTGGGGTCAGATGcacaccttcctcctcctccagccctctcctcagggagccctccccagcccaggcaccccatcccaccctcccTGCCTGGGACCACCAGTGGCAGCCTCAGCAGTGTGCCAG GTGCCCCTGCCCCACCAGCTGCCTCCAAAGCCCCCGTAGTCCCTAGCCCTGTGCTTCAAAGCCCATCTGAAGGGCTCGGGATGGGGGCGGGCCCAGCCTGTACTCTGCCTCCCCTGGCTGGTGGGGAGGCTTTCCCTTTCCCCAGTCCTGAGCAGGGCCTGGCACTGAGTGGAGCCGGCTTCCCAGGGATGCTAGGGGCCTTGCCTCTCCCTCTGAGTCTGGGGCAGCCTCCACCTTCTCCATTGCTCAGCCACAGCTTATTTGGCGtgctggctgggggagggggacaacCTCCCCCTGAGCCCCTGTTACCCCCACCAGGAGGACCGGGCCCTCCCCTGGCCCCAGGCGAGCCCGAAGGGCCTTCGCTTTTGGTGGCTTCCCTGCTTCCACCACCTCCTTCAGACCTTCTTCCACCCCCTTCTGCACCTCCTAGCAACCTCCTTGCCTCTTTCCTGCCCCTGTTAGCCCTGGGCCCCAcagctggggatggggagggatcTGCAGAGGGCACTGGGGGTCCAAGTGGGGAGACATTTTCAGGTTTGGGAGACCTGCCCCCGCTACTGTTCCCCCCACTTtcagctccccccaccctcatAGCTTTAAACTCTGCGCTGCTGGCTGCCAGCCTGGATCCCCCCTCGGGGACAGCCCCCCAG CCCTGTGTCCTGAGTGCCCCCCAACCTGGACCACCTACCTCCAGTGTCACCACGGCAACTACTGACCTGGGAGCCTCCTCTCTGGGCAAGGCCCCCTCCAACTCAGGGAGACCCCCCCAACTCCTTAGCCCTCTGCTGAGTGCCAGCCTGCTGG GTGACCTGTCTTCGCTGACCAGCAGCCCTGGAGCCCTCCCCAGCCTGTTGCAGCCTCCTGGCCCTCTTCTCTCTGGCCAGTTGGGGCTGCAGCTCCTCCCTGGGGGGGGAGCTCCTCCACTCCTCTCAGAGGCTTCTAGTCCCCTAGCCTGCCTGCTACAGAGTCTCCAG GTTCCTCCCGAGCAGCCAGAAGCCCCCTGTCTGCCCTCTGAGAGCCCCACCTCGGCCCTCGAACCAGAGCCTGCCCGGCCTCCCCTCAGTGCCTTAGCCCCACCCCACAGTTCTCCCGACCCCCCAGTCCCTGAGCTGCTCACTGGGAGGGGGTCAGGGAAACGGGGccggaggggaggagggggactTCGGGGCATTAATGGTGAGGCCAGGCCAGGTCGGGGTCGAAAGCCCGGCAGCCGGCGCGAGCCTGGCCGACTGGCCCTCAAGTGGGGGGCACGTGGTGGCTTCAATGGACAAATGGAACGGTCCCCAAGAAGGACCCACCACTGGCAGCATAATGGGGAGCTGGCTGAAGGGGGTGCTGAGCCCAAGGATCCATCCCCTCCTGGGCCCCATTCTGAGGACCTTAAG TCCATCTGTTCTCAGGTGCCCCCAGGGGTAGTCAGAAAGTCTCGTCGTGGCCGAAGGAGAAAATACAA CCCGACCCGGAACAGCAATAGCTCCCGCCAGGATGTTACCTTGGACCCCAGCCCTACAACCCGA GCGGCTGTCCCTCTGCCTCCCCGGGCCCGCCCTGGCCGTCCTGCCAAAAACAAGAGGAGGAAACTGGCCCCATAG
- the MBD6 gene encoding methyl-CpG-binding domain protein 6 isoform X2 — protein sequence MNGGNESSGADRAGGPVATSVPIGWQRCVREGAVLYISPSGTELSSLEQTRSYLLSDGTCKCGLECPLNVPKVFNFDPLAPVTPGGAGVGPASEEDMTKLCNHRRKAVAMATLYRSMETTCSHSSPGEGASPQMFHTVSPGLPSARPPCRVPPTTPLNGGPGSLPSEPPSVPQAFPPLAGPGGLFPPPRLPDPVPSGGSSSPRFLPRGNAPSPAPPPPPAISLNAPSYSWGAALRSSLVPPDLRSPPAPHASSSPPSDPPLFHCSDALTPPPLPSSNNLPGPPGPPGPATQPPVSSATMHLPLVLGPLGGAPTVEGPGAPPFLASSLLSAAAKAQHPPLPPPSTLQGRRPRAQAPSASHSSPRPSQRRPRRPPTVLRLLEGGGPPQAPRRSRPRAPVPAPQPFSLPEPSQPILPSVLSLLGLPTPGPSHSDGSFNLLGSDAHLPPPPALSSGSPPQPRHPIPPSLPGTTSGSLSSVPGAPAPPAASKAPVVPSPVLQSPSEGLGMGAGPACTLPPLAGGEAFPFPSPEQGLALSGAGFPGMLGALPLPLSLGQPPPSPLLSHSLFGVLAGGGGQPPPEPLLPPPGGPGPPLAPGEPEGPSLLVASLLPPPPSDLLPPPSAPPSNLLASFLPLLALGPTAGDGEGSAEGTGGPSGETFSGLGDLPPLLFPPLSAPPTLIALNSALLAASLDPPSGTAPQPCVLSAPQPGPPTSSVTTATTDLGASSLGKAPSNSGRPPQLLSPLLSASLLGDLSSLTSSPGALPSLLQPPGPLLSGQLGLQLLPGGGAPPLLSEASSPLACLLQSLQVPPEQPEAPCLPSESPTSALEPEPARPPLSALAPPHSSPDPPVPELLTGRGSGKRGRRGGGGLRGINGEARPGRGRKPGSRREPGRLALKWGARGGFNGQMERSPRRTHHWQHNGELAEGGAEPKDPSPPGPHSEDLKVPPGVVRKSRRGRRRKYNPTRNSNSSRQDVTLDPSPTTRAAVPLPPRARPGRPAKNKRRKLAP from the exons ATGAATGGGGGCAATGAGAGCAGTGGAGCAGACAGAGCTGGGGGCCCTGTGGCCACATCTGTCCCCATTGGCTGGCAGCGCTGTGTTCGAGAGGGTGCTGTGCTCTATATCAG CCCAAGTGGCACAGAGCTGTCTTCCTTGGAGCAAACACGGAGCTACCTCCTCAGTGATGGGACCTGCAAGTGCGGTCTGGAGTGTCCACTCAATGTCCCCAAG GTTTTCAACTTTGACCCTTTGGCCCCGGTGACCccgggtggggctggggtggggccagcatCAGAGGAGGACATGACCAAGCTGTGCAACCACCGCCGGAAAGCCGTTGCCATGGCAACTCTGTACCGCAGCATGGAGACCACCTGCTCACACTCTTCTCCTG GAGAGGGAGCGAGCCCCCAAATGTTCCACACTGTGTCCCCAGGGCTCCCCTCTGCCCGCCCTCCCTGTCGAGTTCCTCCCACTACTCCACTTAATGGGGGTCCTGGCTCTCTTCCCTCAGAACCACCCTCAGTTCCACAGGCCTTCCCCCCTCTAGCAGGCCCTGGGGGGCTCTTCCCACCACCAAGGCTTCCTGACCCAGTCCCCTCTGGAGGCAGCAGCAGCCCCCGTTTCCTCCCAAGGGGCAATGCCCCctctccagctcctcctcctccacctgccATCAGTCTCAACGCCCCCTCATACAGCTGGGGAGCTGCCCTCCGATCCAGCCTGGTGCCCCCTGACCTGCGCTCTCCTCCAGCCCCCCATGCCTCCTCTTCACCACCTTCAGACCCTCCTCTCTTCCACTGTAGTGATGCCTTAAcgccccctcctcttccctcaagCAATAATCTCCCTGGTCCCCCTGGCCCCCCTGGTCCTGCCACTCAGCCACCAGTGTCTTCAGCCACTATGCACCTGCCCTTGGTCCTGGGACCCCTGGGAGGGGCCCCCACGGTGGAGGGGCCTGGGGCACCCCCCTTCCTTGCTAGCAGCCTACTCTCTGCAGCGGCCAAGGCACAgcatccccccctcccccctcccagcaCTTTACAGGGCCGAAGGCCCCGTGCCCAGGCACCCTCAGCTTCCCACTCATCACCCCGTCCCTCTCAGCGTCGTCCCCGCAGACCCCCAACTGTGCTACGATTGCTAGAAGGGGGAGGCCCTCCTCAAGCCCCTAGACGGAGCCGTCCTAGGGCCCCTGTTCCTGCTCCCcagcccttctctctccctgagcCATCCCAACCGATTCTCCCTTCTGTGCTGTCCCTTCTGGGACTCCCCACCCCTGGCCCGTCCCACTCTGATGGAAGCTTTAACCTTTTGGGGTCAGATGcacaccttcctcctcctccagccctctcctcagggagccctccccagcccaggcaccccatcccaccctcccTGCCTGGGACCACCAGTGGCAGCCTCAGCAGTGTGCCAG GTGCCCCTGCCCCACCAGCTGCCTCCAAAGCCCCCGTAGTCCCTAGCCCTGTGCTTCAAAGCCCATCTGAAGGGCTCGGGATGGGGGCGGGCCCAGCCTGTACTCTGCCTCCCCTGGCTGGTGGGGAGGCTTTCCCTTTCCCCAGTCCTGAGCAGGGCCTGGCACTGAGTGGAGCCGGCTTCCCAGGGATGCTAGGGGCCTTGCCTCTCCCTCTGAGTCTGGGGCAGCCTCCACCTTCTCCATTGCTCAGCCACAGCTTATTTGGCGtgctggctgggggagggggacaacCTCCCCCTGAGCCCCTGTTACCCCCACCAGGAGGACCGGGCCCTCCCCTGGCCCCAGGCGAGCCCGAAGGGCCTTCGCTTTTGGTGGCTTCCCTGCTTCCACCACCTCCTTCAGACCTTCTTCCACCCCCTTCTGCACCTCCTAGCAACCTCCTTGCCTCTTTCCTGCCCCTGTTAGCCCTGGGCCCCAcagctggggatggggagggatcTGCAGAGGGCACTGGGGGTCCAAGTGGGGAGACATTTTCAGGTTTGGGAGACCTGCCCCCGCTACTGTTCCCCCCACTTtcagctccccccaccctcatAGCTTTAAACTCTGCGCTGCTGGCTGCCAGCCTGGATCCCCCCTCGGGGACAGCCCCCCAG CCCTGTGTCCTGAGTGCCCCCCAACCTGGACCACCTACCTCCAGTGTCACCACGGCAACTACTGACCTGGGAGCCTCCTCTCTGGGCAAGGCCCCCTCCAACTCAGGGAGACCCCCCCAACTCCTTAGCCCTCTGCTGAGTGCCAGCCTGCTGG GTGACCTGTCTTCGCTGACCAGCAGCCCTGGAGCCCTCCCCAGCCTGTTGCAGCCTCCTGGCCCTCTTCTCTCTGGCCAGTTGGGGCTGCAGCTCCTCCCTGGGGGGGGAGCTCCTCCACTCCTCTCAGAGGCTTCTAGTCCCCTAGCCTGCCTGCTACAGAGTCTCCAG GTTCCTCCCGAGCAGCCAGAAGCCCCCTGTCTGCCCTCTGAGAGCCCCACCTCGGCCCTCGAACCAGAGCCTGCCCGGCCTCCCCTCAGTGCCTTAGCCCCACCCCACAGTTCTCCCGACCCCCCAGTCCCTGAGCTGCTCACTGGGAGGGGGTCAGGGAAACGGGGccggaggggaggagggggactTCGGGGCATTAATGGTGAGGCCAGGCCAGGTCGGGGTCGAAAGCCCGGCAGCCGGCGCGAGCCTGGCCGACTGGCCCTCAAGTGGGGGGCACGTGGTGGCTTCAATGGACAAATGGAACGGTCCCCAAGAAGGACCCACCACTGGCAGCATAATGGGGAGCTGGCTGAAGGGGGTGCTGAGCCCAAGGATCCATCCCCTCCTGGGCCCCATTCTGAGGACCTTAAG GTGCCCCCAGGGGTAGTCAGAAAGTCTCGTCGTGGCCGAAGGAGAAAATACAA CCCGACCCGGAACAGCAATAGCTCCCGCCAGGATGTTACCTTGGACCCCAGCCCTACAACCCGA GCGGCTGTCCCTCTGCCTCCCCGGGCCCGCCCTGGCCGTCCTGCCAAAAACAAGAGGAGGAAACTGGCCCCATAG
- the LOC141570080 gene encoding DDIT3 upstream open reading frame protein, giving the protein MLKMSGWQRESQNQNRNLRRECSRRKCIFIHHHT; this is encoded by the exons ATGTTGAAGATGAGCGGGTGGCAGCGAGAGAGCCAAAATCAGAACCGGAACCTGAGGCGAGAG TGTTCCAGAAGGAAGTGTATCTTCATACATCACCACACCTGA
- the DDIT3 gene encoding DNA damage-inducible transcript 3 protein — protein sequence MAAKSLSFSFGTLSSWELEAWYEDLQEVLSSDENGGTYVSPPGNEEEESKTFTTLDPASLAWLTEEPGPAEVTGTSQSPLSPDSSQSSLAQEEEEDQGTPRKRKRSGQSPARAGKQRMKEKEQENERKVAQLAEENERLKQEIERLTREVESTRRALIDRMVSLHQA from the exons ATGGCAGCCaagtctttgtctttctccttcgGGACACTGTCCAGCTGGGAGCTGGAAGCTTGGTATGAGGACCTGCAGGAAGTGCTGTCCTCAGATGAAAACGGGGGTACCTATGTCTCTCCCCCTGGAAATGAGGAG GAAGAATCAAAAACCTTCACCACTCTTGACCCCGCCTCTCTGGCTTGGCTGACTGAGGAGCCAGGACCAGCAGAGGTCACGGGCACCTCCCAGAGCCCTCTCTCTCCAGATTCCAGTCAGAGCTCCCTGGctcaggaggaagaggaagaccaAGGAACACCCAGGAAACGGAAACGGAGTGGCCAGTCCCCAGCCCGGGCTGGAAAGCAACGcatgaaggagaaagaacaagagaatgaaaggaaagtgGCACAACTAGCTGAAGAGAATGAGCGGCTCAAGCAGGAAATCGAGCGCCTGACCAGGGAAGTGGAGTCAACTCGCCGAGCGCTAATTGATCGAATGGTCAGTCTGCACCAAGCATGA